The following proteins are encoded in a genomic region of Limosilactobacillus reuteri subsp. reuteri:
- a CDS encoding GNAT family N-acetyltransferase: MQYRVDSQRIIAFDDQEPLVGEISFPKVPDTNDHVVVERVFVQPTYRGQGIAAELVRQFVDYATKEQYTVKLMCPYAVAQFKLHPEYQQLLPVADRFN, encoded by the coding sequence ATGCAATATCGAGTTGATAGTCAGCGTATCATTGCTTTTGACGATCAAGAACCCTTAGTTGGCGAGATCAGTTTTCCAAAAGTTCCTGATACAAATGATCACGTTGTCGTTGAACGAGTTTTTGTGCAACCAACTTACCGTGGACAAGGAATTGCAGCTGAACTAGTGCGTCAATTTGTGGATTATGCAACAAAAGAACAATACACTGTCAAGCTCATGTGCCCATATGCGGTAGCGCAATTCAAACTACATCCAGAATATCAGCAACTATTGCCAGTTGCAGATCGCTTTAATTAG
- a CDS encoding aminopeptidase C, which yields MNFSINKEDIASFHKNYRHHPNSSVLENTVTKNGVRNASFNWHSIADNTPHFSIDLKTGDVADQKQSGRCWMFAALNTMRHDMQQKFNLPDNFELSQAYQFFWDKFEKSNYFYQNVIKTAKKPTDSRKVSWLMNEPQNDGGQWDMLCALISKYGVMPKAAMPESFNSSNSRGIDEVLNNKLRHDAVILRKMINEDHANEEAIDETRRKMLNENYRMLAYTFGEPVSHFDFEYRTKKDNEFHRDTNLTPQEFFKKYVGWNLDDYISIIQAPTADKKYHQTYTIDMLGNVVGGREIKHLNLPMDEFKQLAIEQLKNGESVWFGSDVIKYSETKLGIMALNTYDYDKLFDVDLEMTKAEALDYGESMMDHAMVITGVDLVNGKPTKWKVENSWGNKVGHKGYFVMSDDWMDKYCYQVVINKKYLSEDLKRDYAKTPVVLKPWDPMGTLA from the coding sequence ATGAACTTTTCAATTAACAAAGAAGATATCGCTAGTTTTCATAAAAACTACCGTCATCACCCTAACAGCAGTGTCTTAGAAAATACTGTTACAAAAAATGGGGTACGGAATGCAAGCTTCAATTGGCATTCAATTGCTGATAATACTCCTCATTTCTCCATTGACCTTAAAACGGGGGATGTTGCTGATCAAAAGCAATCCGGTCGTTGTTGGATGTTTGCGGCACTAAACACAATGCGTCATGATATGCAGCAAAAATTTAACTTACCTGATAATTTTGAACTTTCCCAAGCCTACCAGTTCTTCTGGGATAAGTTTGAAAAATCCAATTACTTCTACCAAAACGTAATTAAGACGGCTAAAAAGCCTACCGACAGCCGAAAAGTTTCATGGTTAATGAACGAACCACAAAACGATGGTGGCCAATGGGATATGCTTTGCGCCCTTATCAGCAAGTATGGGGTTATGCCAAAAGCCGCAATGCCCGAATCATTTAACTCTTCTAACTCACGGGGAATTGATGAAGTCTTAAACAACAAGCTTCGTCACGATGCCGTTATTTTGCGGAAAATGATTAACGAAGATCATGCAAATGAAGAAGCGATCGATGAAACACGCCGGAAGATGTTGAATGAAAATTACCGGATGCTTGCTTACACGTTTGGTGAACCGGTTAGCCACTTTGATTTCGAATATCGGACAAAGAAGGACAACGAATTCCACCGCGATACTAACCTTACTCCTCAAGAATTCTTTAAGAAGTATGTTGGCTGGAACCTCGATGACTATATCTCAATTATCCAAGCACCGACTGCTGATAAGAAGTACCACCAAACTTACACCATCGACATGCTTGGTAATGTCGTTGGTGGCCGCGAAATCAAGCACTTAAACCTGCCAATGGATGAATTCAAGCAACTCGCGATTGAACAATTAAAGAATGGCGAAAGTGTTTGGTTTGGTTCAGATGTTATTAAATATTCAGAAACTAAACTTGGGATTATGGCCCTTAACACCTATGACTACGACAAGCTATTTGACGTTGACCTTGAAATGACTAAAGCTGAAGCACTTGATTATGGTGAAAGCATGATGGATCACGCAATGGTTATCACTGGTGTTGACCTTGTTAATGGTAAGCCAACCAAGTGGAAAGTCGAAAACTCATGGGGTAACAAGGTCGGCCATAAAGGTTACTTTGTTATGAGTGATGATTGGATGGACAAGTACTGCTACCAAGTCGTTATTAATAAGAAGTACCTTAGCGAAGATCTTAAACGTGATTACGCTAAGACCCCCGTCGTTCTTAAGCCTTGGGATCCAATGGGAACTTTAGCATAA
- a CDS encoding PIN/TRAM domain-containing protein, which translates to MKQMRRRMITLIYILVGAAVGFYYLPLLWGILNIALNPALLVFIDIIIGALIFWLLSLPLASGTEKLIQRIEKELTKRSPVYLFFGTLLTIIGLVLAVLISIPLWRTRIPVINNILPILLMIVFSYFGFRIGTTRLDDWRKAFTHAKSSKNDGGNVIERQDDNYHHYKILDTNILIDGRIYDLVKTGFLEGTLLVPNFVLYELQYIADSGESIKRVRGRRGLDILNKLRNEKIVPIEMYDGDFEDIPEVDSKLIALAKKVDGVIVTNDYNLNKVIQFQNVQVLNINNLAKSLRPRVIPGETMTVVVVKKGTERQQGVAYLDDGTMVVVEDGRYFMDKQIEVEVTSALQTDAGRMIFARPLHSQRGIDEHTDHKENRNNKDKKK; encoded by the coding sequence ATGAAGCAAATGCGGCGTAGAATGATTACTCTCATTTATATTCTAGTTGGCGCGGCAGTGGGATTTTATTATTTGCCATTATTATGGGGGATTTTGAACATCGCCCTTAACCCGGCATTATTAGTATTTATCGACATTATTATTGGTGCACTTATTTTCTGGCTATTATCACTCCCATTGGCTAGCGGCACTGAAAAGTTGATCCAGCGAATCGAAAAAGAACTAACCAAGCGTAGTCCCGTATACCTTTTCTTTGGGACCTTATTAACGATTATTGGCTTAGTTTTAGCAGTTCTTATTTCGATTCCATTGTGGAGAACGAGGATTCCGGTAATTAATAATATTTTGCCGATCCTCTTGATGATTGTCTTTAGTTATTTTGGTTTTCGAATTGGTACGACGCGGTTAGATGATTGGCGCAAAGCATTTACCCATGCCAAAAGTAGTAAAAACGATGGTGGGAATGTAATTGAACGCCAGGATGATAATTACCATCATTATAAAATCTTAGATACGAATATTTTGATTGATGGGCGTATTTATGATTTAGTCAAAACAGGTTTTTTAGAAGGGACATTACTGGTTCCTAACTTTGTTTTATATGAATTGCAATATATCGCTGATTCTGGCGAAAGTATTAAGCGTGTTCGTGGACGCCGTGGCCTTGATATTTTAAATAAGTTACGGAATGAGAAAATTGTCCCAATCGAAATGTATGATGGGGACTTTGAAGATATTCCAGAGGTTGATAGTAAATTAATTGCCCTCGCTAAAAAAGTCGATGGGGTAATTGTGACAAATGATTATAACCTTAATAAGGTAATTCAATTCCAAAATGTTCAAGTACTGAATATTAATAACTTGGCGAAATCATTGCGGCCACGAGTTATCCCGGGCGAAACGATGACGGTTGTTGTTGTGAAAAAAGGGACTGAACGACAACAAGGTGTTGCTTACCTTGATGATGGAACGATGGTGGTTGTTGAAGATGGTCGTTACTTCATGGATAAACAAATTGAAGTTGAAGTAACCAGTGCGCTTCAGACAGACGCTGGTCGAATGATCTTTGCCCGTCCGCTCCATTCACAACGAGGAATTGACGAGCATACAGACCATAAAGAAAATCGGAACAATAAAGACAAGAAAAAATAA
- the cysS gene encoding cysteine--tRNA ligase, translating to MLTIYNTLTRKKEEFKPLHPGVVNMYVCGPTVYNYIHIGNARSAIAFDTVRRYLEFKGYKVNYVSNFTDVDDKMIKAAAEQGITVPQLAEKYINAFMEDTAAINIEPATLHPRATENITEIIKFVQGLIEKGYAYPKDGDVYYRARKFNHYGQLSGQSLDDLEVGASEHVSADEVNKKEDPLDFALWKAAKPGEISWDSPWGKGRPGWHIECSVMSTKYLGKTIDIHAGGQDLEFPHHENEIAQSEAETGQKFVRYWMHNGFVTIGKDNEKMSKSLHNFITVHEIIKEVDPQVLRFFMATTQYRRPIQYSQANLTDAQNNLNHIQTAFDNLTYREQDADEGDVQEVTDRLEQFHHQFITAMDDDINVQNGIATVYELVKYANVYAQQDNVSLGAIQAIKKELVELMSIFGVKLEASDNQINDEKIKQLIEERNIARKNKDFARSDEIRDNLKKQGIILEDTPQGTRYKKE from the coding sequence ATGCTAACAATTTACAATACGTTAACAAGAAAAAAAGAAGAATTTAAGCCATTGCATCCAGGCGTTGTTAACATGTATGTCTGTGGTCCGACGGTTTATAATTACATTCATATTGGAAATGCGCGCAGTGCGATCGCCTTTGATACAGTCCGGCGTTATCTTGAATTTAAGGGATATAAAGTAAATTACGTTTCAAACTTTACGGACGTTGACGATAAGATGATTAAGGCGGCGGCCGAGCAAGGGATTACCGTTCCACAATTAGCGGAGAAGTATATCAATGCTTTTATGGAAGATACCGCAGCGATTAATATTGAACCAGCTACTCTTCATCCCCGGGCAACAGAAAATATTACGGAGATCATTAAATTCGTGCAAGGATTAATAGAGAAAGGATATGCTTACCCTAAAGATGGGGATGTTTATTATCGGGCACGAAAGTTTAACCACTATGGCCAGCTTTCTGGGCAATCACTTGATGACCTTGAAGTTGGGGCAAGTGAACATGTTAGTGCGGATGAGGTTAATAAGAAGGAAGATCCGCTTGATTTTGCTTTATGGAAAGCAGCTAAGCCCGGCGAAATTAGTTGGGATTCACCATGGGGAAAAGGTCGTCCAGGATGGCATATCGAATGTTCAGTGATGTCTACTAAGTACTTGGGAAAGACAATTGATATTCATGCGGGGGGACAAGACCTTGAATTCCCTCACCATGAAAATGAGATTGCCCAAAGTGAAGCAGAAACGGGCCAAAAATTTGTTCGTTACTGGATGCATAATGGCTTCGTAACAATTGGAAAAGACAACGAGAAGATGAGTAAGTCTCTCCATAATTTCATTACTGTTCATGAAATTATCAAGGAAGTAGATCCTCAGGTTTTACGTTTCTTTATGGCGACTACGCAATATCGGCGTCCAATTCAATATAGCCAGGCAAACCTAACTGATGCGCAAAATAATCTTAATCACATTCAAACAGCCTTTGATAACTTGACTTATCGTGAACAAGATGCCGATGAGGGAGATGTTCAAGAAGTCACTGATCGGCTTGAGCAATTCCATCACCAATTTATTACAGCAATGGATGATGACATCAATGTTCAAAACGGGATTGCCACAGTCTACGAATTAGTTAAATATGCAAATGTTTATGCTCAACAAGATAATGTTAGCTTAGGTGCCATTCAAGCAATCAAAAAAGAGCTTGTTGAATTGATGAGTATTTTTGGCGTTAAGCTTGAAGCAAGTGACAATCAAATCAATGATGAAAAGATTAAGCAATTGATTGAAGAACGAAATATAGCACGGAAGAATAAAGATTTTGCGCGAAGTGATGAAATTCGAGACAATCTTAAAAAACAAGGGATTATTCTTGAAGATACTCCTCAAGGAACGCGTTACAAAAAGGAATAG
- a CDS encoding transporter substrate-binding domain-containing protein, which produces MKFWKKALLTIAALTVGTSAGITSVSAASSAVNSELVHKGELTIGLEGTYSPYSYRKNNKLTGFEVDLGKAVAKKMGLKANFVPTKWDSLIAGLGSGKFDVVMNNITQTPERAKQYNFSTPYIKSRFALIVPTDSNIKSLKDIKGKKIIAGTGTNNANVVKKYKGNLTPNGDFASSLDMIKQGRAAGTVNSREAWYAYSKKNSTKGLKMIDVSSEQDPAKISALFNKKDTAIQSSYNKALKELQQDGTVKKLSEKYFGADITE; this is translated from the coding sequence ATGAAATTTTGGAAGAAAGCACTATTAACAATTGCAGCCTTAACAGTCGGCACCTCCGCAGGAATTACAAGCGTTTCTGCCGCTTCATCAGCTGTTAATTCAGAATTAGTTCATAAGGGAGAATTGACAATTGGTCTTGAGGGAACGTACTCTCCGTACTCTTATCGTAAAAATAACAAATTAACTGGCTTTGAAGTAGATCTTGGTAAAGCAGTTGCTAAAAAGATGGGCTTAAAAGCTAACTTTGTACCAACTAAATGGGATTCGCTAATTGCCGGTCTTGGTTCAGGCAAGTTTGATGTAGTAATGAACAACATTACACAGACACCTGAACGGGCCAAGCAATATAATTTCTCTACCCCATATATCAAGTCCCGGTTTGCATTAATTGTTCCTACTGATAGTAACATCAAAAGCTTGAAGGATATTAAAGGCAAGAAGATTATTGCTGGTACGGGAACTAATAATGCGAATGTGGTTAAAAAATATAAGGGTAACCTTACACCAAATGGCGATTTTGCTAGTTCCTTAGATATGATCAAGCAAGGTCGGGCTGCCGGGACAGTTAACTCCCGTGAAGCTTGGTACGCTTACAGCAAGAAGAACAGTACTAAGGGTCTCAAGATGATTGATGTTTCTAGTGAACAAGATCCAGCTAAGATTTCAGCACTTTTTAACAAGAAAGATACTGCTATTCAATCTTCCTACAACAAGGCACTGAAGGAACTTCAACAAGATGGAACAGTCAAGAAGCTATCTGAAAAGTACTTCGGTGCAGATATTACTGAATAA
- the rpiA gene encoding ribose-5-phosphate isomerase RpiA: MDQNALKEQTGKESVKYIKSGMIVGLGTGSTVKYMVDELGKQVQEGKIKDIIGVTTSNRTAKQARDLGITIKDIDDVDHIDLTIDGADEISDDFQGIKGGGGALLWEKIVANASNKVMWIVDESKLVHKLGAFPLPVEVIPFGSQHVFDRLEKKGYKPTWRMDGDKKFRTDENNYIIDLHLGEIDDPKALADELIHMVGIVETGLFLNRVNDVIVGTPEGPKVLHAR, translated from the coding sequence ATGGATCAAAATGCATTAAAAGAACAAACAGGTAAGGAATCAGTTAAGTACATTAAATCTGGAATGATTGTCGGTCTCGGAACTGGATCAACTGTTAAATATATGGTTGATGAACTTGGTAAGCAAGTCCAAGAAGGTAAAATCAAAGACATTATCGGTGTAACAACTTCAAACCGAACTGCTAAGCAAGCACGCGACCTCGGAATTACAATTAAAGATATTGATGACGTTGACCACATCGATTTAACTATTGACGGGGCCGATGAAATCAGTGATGACTTCCAAGGTATCAAAGGTGGCGGTGGCGCCCTCCTTTGGGAAAAGATCGTTGCCAATGCCTCAAATAAAGTAATGTGGATTGTCGATGAAAGCAAACTCGTCCACAAACTTGGCGCTTTCCCTCTTCCTGTTGAAGTAATTCCATTCGGTTCTCAACATGTCTTTGACCGTCTTGAAAAGAAAGGTTACAAGCCAACTTGGCGGATGGATGGAGATAAAAAGTTCCGTACCGATGAAAATAACTATATCATTGACCTTCACCTTGGCGAAATTGATGATCCTAAGGCCTTAGCCGACGAATTGATCCACATGGTTGGAATTGTTGAAACTGGTTTATTCTTAAATCGAGTTAACGACGTAATTGTTGGTACTCCAGAAGGTCCAAAGGTATTACACGCCCGTTAA
- a CDS encoding dUTP diphosphatase, whose translation MKRGFKIVSSKKDQDIHLPQRQTTRAAGYDFEASEDFVLPSIWKGNFLKALWQIHQQKKLTDEEFKAADSCLKPYLVPTGIKAYMQPDEFLLLANRSSGPFKRRLILPNGIGIVDADYYDNDSNEGEIFFQLINYGLRDYHIKKGERIGQGIFMPYLIADGEEQPTAKRTGGFGSTKE comes from the coding sequence ATGAAACGTGGATTTAAGATTGTTTCTAGTAAGAAAGACCAAGATATACATTTACCCCAACGCCAAACAACGCGGGCAGCCGGATATGATTTTGAGGCATCAGAAGATTTTGTTCTGCCATCAATTTGGAAAGGCAATTTCTTAAAGGCGCTTTGGCAAATTCATCAACAAAAAAAGCTGACTGATGAAGAGTTTAAGGCTGCTGATTCCTGCTTAAAGCCATACTTAGTCCCAACTGGCATCAAAGCCTACATGCAACCTGATGAATTTCTCTTATTAGCTAACCGGTCAAGTGGTCCTTTTAAACGCCGCCTGATTTTACCAAATGGAATCGGCATTGTGGATGCAGACTATTATGATAATGATAGTAATGAAGGTGAAATCTTCTTCCAGCTTATTAACTACGGGTTACGAGATTATCATATAAAAAAGGGAGAACGGATTGGTCAGGGGATTTTTATGCCATATTTAATCGCTGATGGTGAGGAACAACCAACTGCCAAACGGACTGGCGGATTTGGTTCAACAAAAGAATAA
- the radA gene encoding DNA repair protein RadA translates to MAKVRTQYVCQNCGYNSPRYLGRCPNCGEWNTLVEEQVEANSAPTKKATTTLTGLVAKPQKINEIDSTETPRVKTKLNELNRVLGGGIVPGSLILIGGDPGIGKSTLLLQVSGQLSDEHHRVLYVSGEESGTQIKMRAERLKVAGDDFYVYPETNMDSIRDTIRDLKPEYVVIDSVQTMQATDVSSAIGSVSQIREVTAQLMQIAKSNNITIFVVGHVTKGGAIAGPKILEHMVDTVLYFEGDLHHTYRILRSVKNRFGSTNELGIFEMHTNGLTEVKNPSEIFLEERLHDATGSAVVVSLEGTRPILVEIQALVTPTVYGNAQRTATGLSRNRVSLIMAVLEKRANLMLQNQDAYLKAAGGVKLDEPAIDLAIAVSIASSYRDKGTQPTDAFVGEVGLTGEIRRVNRIEQRVAEAEKLGFKRIFIPKNNLKGWKPSTNIQVIGVSTLKEALYLALG, encoded by the coding sequence ATGGCAAAAGTTCGAACACAATATGTTTGCCAAAACTGTGGTTACAACTCACCACGCTACTTAGGCCGGTGTCCAAACTGTGGTGAGTGGAATACTTTAGTAGAAGAACAAGTAGAAGCCAATTCTGCACCAACAAAAAAAGCAACCACCACCTTAACCGGCTTAGTTGCCAAACCACAGAAAATTAATGAGATTGATAGTACAGAGACTCCCCGCGTAAAAACAAAATTGAACGAGTTAAATCGTGTTTTAGGTGGGGGAATCGTTCCAGGATCACTAATTCTAATTGGTGGGGATCCTGGAATCGGGAAATCTACCCTCCTTTTACAAGTTTCTGGACAATTGAGCGATGAGCATCACCGAGTTTTATATGTGTCTGGAGAAGAAAGTGGGACACAAATTAAAATGCGGGCGGAACGGTTGAAGGTTGCTGGAGATGACTTTTATGTGTATCCAGAAACGAATATGGATAGTATTCGGGATACTATTCGTGACCTCAAGCCAGAGTATGTCGTTATTGACTCCGTGCAAACGATGCAGGCAACTGATGTAAGTTCCGCGATTGGGAGTGTATCGCAAATTCGTGAAGTTACCGCCCAGTTAATGCAAATTGCTAAAAGTAATAACATTACGATTTTTGTTGTTGGTCATGTGACAAAGGGTGGTGCAATCGCTGGTCCAAAGATTTTAGAGCACATGGTTGACACGGTTTTGTATTTTGAAGGAGATCTGCACCATACATATCGTATTTTGCGATCAGTGAAAAATCGATTTGGTTCAACCAACGAGCTTGGTATTTTCGAGATGCATACAAATGGGCTGACGGAAGTAAAAAATCCATCAGAAATCTTTTTAGAGGAACGATTACATGATGCAACTGGTTCAGCGGTGGTTGTTTCATTAGAAGGAACGCGACCGATTTTAGTGGAAATTCAGGCGCTGGTAACACCGACCGTTTATGGAAATGCACAGCGAACTGCTACCGGTTTGAGTCGAAACCGAGTATCATTGATAATGGCAGTATTAGAGAAACGTGCTAACCTAATGCTTCAAAATCAAGATGCTTACTTAAAAGCAGCTGGGGGCGTTAAGTTAGATGAGCCAGCGATTGATTTAGCAATTGCGGTAAGTATTGCCTCTAGTTACCGGGATAAAGGTACCCAACCAACTGACGCATTTGTCGGTGAAGTAGGTTTAACTGGGGAAATTCGTCGGGTAAACCGCATTGAACAGCGGGTTGCTGAAGCAGAAAAACTTGGATTTAAACGGATCTTTATTCCTAAAAATAATTTAAAGGGTTGGAAACCGTCAACTAATATTCAAGTAATTGGTGTCTCAACCCTGAAAGAAGCGTTATATTTAGCGTTGGGGTAA